From the genome of Mustela lutreola isolate mMusLut2 chromosome 16, mMusLut2.pri, whole genome shotgun sequence, one region includes:
- the CARMIL2 gene encoding capping protein, Arp2/3 and myosin-I linker protein 2 isoform X4: protein MAQTPDGISCELRGEITRFLWPKEAELLLKTWLPERDGAEQGHVLALLRWRAYLLHTCLPLRVDCTFSYLEVQAMALQETPPQVTFELESLPELVLELPGVAALEQLAQHVAAAIKKVFPRSSLGKLFRRPTSPSMLARLERRSPSEDTAASSPCGGFLETYEALCDYNGFPFREEIQWDVDTIYHRQGCRNFSLCDFSHLGSRDLALSVAALSYNLWFQCLSCVDMKLSLEVSEQILHMMSQSSHLEELVLENCGLRGDFVRRLAQALAGHSSSALRELSLTGNLLDDRGMIALSRHLEHRPGALRRLCLAQTGLTPRGMRSLGRALASNVAFDTALTHLDLSGNPGALGASEDNGGLYSFLSRPNVLTFLNLAGTDTALDTLFAALARGCCTSLSHLDASRNVFSRTKSRAAPAALQLFLSRAGMLRHLGLAGCKLPPDALRALLEGLALNTHTSDLHLDLSACELRSAGAQVIQDLVCDAGAVSSLDLADNGFGSDMVTLVLAIGRSRSLRHVALGRNFNVRCKETLDDVLHRIVQLVQDDDCPLQSLSVAESRLKMASSVLLRALGTNPNLMALDISGNAMGDTGAKMLAKALRVNTRLRSVVWDRNHTSALGLMDVAEALEQNRSLKAMPLPLNDMAQAHRSRPELTARAVHQIQACLLRNNRADHASSDRTSRPQPPGLVSDPSEQEVNELCQSVQEHVELLGCGAGPQGEAAVHQAEDAIQNANFSLSILPILYEAGSSPSHQWQLRQKLEGLLGQVGEVCRKDIQDFTQATLDTTRSLCPQMLQGPKWREQLEGVLVGSRGLPELLPEHLLQDAFTRLRDMRLSVTGTLAESIVAQALEGLNAARDRLVESLAQQATVAMPLAIPALDGGEPSPLGPGELEGLFFPEEVKEKEEDEDKQKDDSPPQKWPECSQGLPLVLSTHSAAEEPEPELAAPGEDAEPQAGPSARGSPSPATPGPQAGLLPRMDLPPAGQPLRHPTRARPRPRRQHHHRPPPGGPQVPPALPQEGNGLSARVDEGVEEFFSKRLIQQDRLWVPEEDPANEGGATPVPRTLRKKLGTLFAFKKPRSTRGPRPDLETSPGAAPRARKATLGDLLRPPARPGRGEESGGAEGGTSSPDPARRSRPRYTRESKAYSMILLPAEEEEEETLGTRPDKRRPLERGETELAPSFEQRVQVMLQRIGVSRGSGSAEGKRKQSKDGEIKKAGSDGDIMDSSAEAPPISIKSRTHSVSADPSCRPSPGGQGLESTSWKTLGQQLNAELRGRGWGQQDGPGPPSPCPSPSPRRASPSPDSLGLPEDPCLGPRNEDGQLRPRPLSAGRRAVSVHEDQLQAPNGPCGCSAPLSSSGDQSLRHLHLQA, encoded by the exons ATGGCCCAGACCCCCGACGGCATATCGTGCGAGCTGAGAG GCGAGATCACCAGGTTCCTGTGGCCCAAGGAGGCCGAGCTGCTGCTGAAAACCTGGCTACCAGAGCGGGACGGTGCTGAGCAAGGTCATGTCCTG GCATTGCTACGCTGGAGAGCCTACCTGCTCCACACCTGCCTCCCCCTGAGG GTGGACTGCACATTCAGCTACCTGGAGGTCCAGGCCATGGCACTGCAGGAGACACCCCCTCAG gtGACTTTTGAGCTAGAGTCCCTGCCTGAGCTGGTCCTGGAGCTTCCGGGTGTGGCCGCTCTGGAACAGCTAGCCCAGCACGTCGCCGCCGCCATCAAGAAGGTCTTCCCTCGCTCCAGCCTTGG GAAGCTCTTCCGGAGGCCCACATCCCCCTCCATGCTGGCTCGGTTGGAGAGAAGGAGCCCCTCTGAGGACACGGCGGCCAGCAGCCCTTGTG GTGGCTTCTTGGAGACATACGAGGCTCTGTGTGACTACAATGGCTTCCCTTTCCGAGAAGAGATTCAGTGG GATGTGGACACCATCTACCATCGCCAGGGCTGCCGCAACTTCAGCCTGTGTGACTTCAGCCATCTGGGCAGTCG GGACCTGGCCTTGAGTGTGGCCGCCCTGTCCTACAACCTGTGGTTCCAGTGCCTCTCCTGTGTGGACATGAAGCTG AGCCTTGAGGTCTCAGAGCAGATTCTGCACATGATGAGTCAGTCGTCCCACCTGGAGGAGCTAGTGCTAGAGAACTGTGGCCTGAGGGG AGACTTTGTCCGGCGACTGGCCCAGGCACTGGCAGGGCACTCAAGCTCTGCCCTCCGAGAGCTTAGCCTCACGGGGAACCTGCTGGATGACCGAG GGATGATTGCTCTCAGCAGACACCTAGAGCATCGACCTGGAGCCCTTAGGAGACTCTGCCTAGCCCAGACCGGGTTAACTCCTCGAG GAATGAGGTCTCTGGGCCGGGCACTGGCTTCCAATGTGGCCTTTGACACTGCCCTAACCCACCTGGACCTTTCCGGGAACCCTGGGGCGCTGGGGGCCTCGGAGGACAATGGG GGCCTGTATAGTTTCCTGAGCCGTCCTAATGTTCTGACGTTCCTGAATCTTGCGGGCACCGACACCGCCCTGGACACT ctcttcgcaGCACTGGCCCGCGGCTGCTGCACCAGCCTCAGCCACCTGGACGCCTCGAGGAACGTCTTCTCCCGCAC GAAGTCCCGCGCTGCGCCCGCCGCGCTGCAACTGTTTCTCAGCCGCGCGGGGATGCTTCGGCACCTGGGCCTGGCCGGCTGCAAGCTGCCGCCCGACGCGCTCAG GGCCCTTCTGGAAGGCCTCGCGCTCAACACTCACACGAGCGACCTGCACCTGGACCTCAGCGCTTGCGAG CTGCGCTCCGCGGGCGCTCAGGTGATACAAGACTTAGTGTGTGATGCTGGCGCAGTGAGCTCCCTGGATCTGGCGGATAATG GTTTCGGCTCAGACATGGTGACTCTGGTGCTGGCCATCGGAAGGAGTCGGTCCCTGAGACATGTGGCACTTGGAAGGAACTTCAACGTCCGGTGCAA GGAGACCCTGGACGACGTCCTGCACCGGATTGTCCAGCTCGTGCAGGATGACGACTGT cccttgcaGTCTCTGTCCGTGGCGGAGTCACGGCTGAAGATGGCTTCCAGCGTCCTGCTTCGGGCCTTGGGTACCAATCCTAACCTGATGGCGCTGGATATCAGCGGCAACGCCATGGGGGACACTGGCGCCAAAATGCTGGCCAAGGCACTTCGGGTCAACACAAGGCTCCG GTCAGTTGTCTGGGACCGAAACCACACGTCTGCTCTGGGCCTGATGGACGTGGCAGAGGCCCTGGAGCAGAACCGCAGCTTAAAGGCCATGCCTCTGCCGCTGAACGACATGGCCCAGGCACATCGCAGCCGCCCGGAGCTGACCGCACGTGCAGTGCATCAG ATCCAAGCCTGTCTTTTGAGGAATAACCGTGCGGATCATGCCTCTTCCGACCGCACCTCCCGTCCGCAGCCACCGGGGCTGGTCTCAGACCCCTCAGAGCAG gaAGTGAATGAGCTGTGTCAGTCAGTGCAGGAACATGTGGAACTACTGGGCTGTGGGGCTGGGCCTCAGGGCGAAGCTGCTGTGCACCAGGCGGAGGATGCCATCCAAAATGCCAACTTCTCTCTCAGT ATTCTCCCAATTCTGTATGAGGCTGGAAGCTCCCCAAGTCATCAGTGGCAGCTGCGGCAGAAGCTAGAAGGCCTCCTAGGACAAGTGGGTGAGGTCTGCCGCAAGGATATTCAG GACTTCACTCAGGCCACACTGGACACAACAAGGAGCCTCTGCCCACAGATGCTGCAGGGACCCAAGTGGAGGGAGCAGCTAGAGGGAGTTCTGGTGGGTTCAAGGGGCCTCCCAGAGCTGCTCCCAGAACACCTGCTACAAGATGCCTTCACTAGACTCAG GGATATGCGGCTGTCAGTCACGGGGACCTTGGCAGAGAGCATTGTGGCTCAGGCACTGGAGGGGCTGAATGCAGCCCGGGATCGGCTG GTGGAGAGTCTGGCTCAGCAGGCGACAGTGGCAATGCCTCTTGCCATACCAGCACTGGATGGAGGTGAGCCCAGCCCCCTTGGGCCTGGAGAACTAGAAGGTCTTTTCTTCCCTGAGGAggtgaaggaaaaggaggaggatgAAGACAAACAGAAG GATGACAGTCCACCACAGAAATGGCCTGAATGCAGCCAAGGTCTTCCCCTGGTTCTCTCCACTCACA GTGCTGCTGAGGAACCAGAGCCCGAGCTGGCGGCTCCGGGGGAAGATGCGGAGCCGCAGGCGGGGCCTTCTGCGCGTGGCTCTCCAAGCCCCGCCACTCCCGGACCCCAGGCCGGCCTACTGCCTCGCATGGACCTGCCACCCGCTGGACAGCCCCTGCGCCATCCGACCCGGGCCCGGCCGCGGCCACGGCGCCAGCACCACCACCGGCCACCACCGGGGGGCCCCCAG gtgcccccagctctGCCGCAGGAAGGGAATGGGCTCAGTGCCCGCGTGGACGAGGGCGTGGAGGAATTCTTCTCCAAAAGGCTGATCCAGCAGGATCGCCT CTGGGTCCCCGAAGAAGACCCGGCCAACGAGGGGGGTGCCACCCCTGTTCCTCGTACACTGCGAAAGAAGCTGGGTACCCTCTTTGCCTTCAAGAAGCCTCGTTCAACACGGGGGCCACGGCCTGATCTAGAGACCAGCCCTGGGGCAGCTCCACGTGCTCGGAAGGCGACACTCGGAGACCTGTTGCGGCCACCAGCCCGTCCCGGCCGTGGTGAGGAGTCTGGTGGGGCTGAGGGGGGCACCAGCAGCCCTGACCCTGCCCGTAGGAGCCGGCCTCGCTACACTCGGGAAAGCAAAGCCTATTCCATGATACTCCTACctgctgaggaggaggaggaggaaacccTGGGTACTAGACCTGACAAG CGACGGCCCCTGGAGCGGGGGGAGACAGAGCTGGCCCCATCCTTTGAACAGCGGGTACAAGTGATGCTCCAGAGGATTGGCGTGAGCAGAGGCAGCGGGAGTGCCGAAGGCAAGAGGAAGCAA AGCAAGGACGGAGAGATCAAGAAGGCCGGCTCGGATG GTGATATTATGGACAGCTCCGCCGAGGCCCCTCCCATCTCGATCAAGTCCCGCACCCACTCTGTGTCTGCTG ACCCCTCGTGCAGACCTAGTCCAGGAGGTCAAGGGCTTGAGTCTACTAGCTGGAAGACACTGGGGCAGCAGCTGAATGCAGAGCTCAGGGGCCGTGGTTGGGGCCAACAGGACGGTCCTGGGCCCCCCTCTCcttgtcccagccccagcccgcgaagagccagcccctccccagacAGCCTGGGTCTCCCGGAGGACCCTTGCTTGGGCCCCAGGAATGAAG ATGGCCAGCTGAGGCCGAGGCCTCTCTCAGCAGGGCGACGAGCAGTGTCTGTGCATGAGGACCAGCTCCAGGCCCCT AACGGCCCCTGCGGCTGCAGCGCTCCCCTGTCCTCAAGCGGAGACCAAAGCTTGAGGCACCTTCATCTCCAAGCCTAG
- the CARMIL2 gene encoding capping protein, Arp2/3 and myosin-I linker protein 2 isoform X7, whose protein sequence is MGRKPRDPAHHLIYSTSARLSCGQGSALFLEEQVAAVRARAPGFLCARPPATVSRRSSLGHPAAQPGPMAQTPDGISCELRGEITRFLWPKEAELLLKTWLPERDGAEQGHVLALLRWRAYLLHTCLPLRVDCTFSYLEVQAMALQETPPQVTFELESLPELVLELPGVAALEQLAQHVAAAIKKVFPRSSLGKLFRRPTSPSMLARLERRSPSEDTAASSPCGGFLETYEALCDYNGFPFREEIQWDVDTIYHRQGCRNFSLCDFSHLGSRDLALSVAALSYNLWFQCLSCVDMKLSLEVSEQILHMMSQSSHLEELVLENCGLRGDFVRRLAQALAGHSSSALRELSLTGNLLDDRGMIALSRHLEHRPGALRRLCLAQTGLTPRGMRSLGRALASNVAFDTALTHLDLSGNPGALGASEDNGGLYSFLSRPNVLTFLNLAGTDTALDTLFAALARGCCTSLSHLDASRNVFSRTKSRAAPAALQLFLSRAGMLRHLGLAGCKLPPDALRALLEGLALNTHTSDLHLDLSACELRSAGAQVIQDLVCDAGAVSSLDLADNGFGSDMVTLVLAIGRSRSLRHVALGRNFNVRCKETLDDVLHRIVQLVQDDDCPLQSLSVAESRLKMASSVLLRALGTNPNLMALDISGNAMGDTGAKMLAKALRVNTRLRSVVWDRNHTSALGLMDVAEALEQNRSLKAMPLPLNDMAQAHRSRPELTARAVHQIQACLLRNNRADHASSDRTSRPQPPGLVSDPSEQEVNELCQSVQEHVELLGCGAGPQGEAAVHQAEDAIQNANFSLSILPILYEAGSSPSHQWQLRQKLEGLLGQVGEVCRKDIQDFTQATLDTTRSLCPQMLQGPKWREQLEGVLVGSRGLPELLPEHLLQDAFTRLRDMRLSVTGTLAESIVAQALEGLNAARDRLVESLAQQATVAMPLAIPALDGGEPSPLGPGELEGLFFPEEVKEKEEDEDKQKDDSPPQKWPECSQGLPLVLSTHSAAEEPEPELAAPGEDAEPQAGPSARGSPSPATPGPQAGLLPRMDLPPAGQPLRHPTRARPRPRRQHHHRPPPGGPQVPPALPQEGNGLSARVDEGVEEFFSKRLIQQDRLWVPEEDPANEGGATPVPRTLRKKLGTLFAFKKPRSTRGPRPDLETSPGAAPRARKATLGDLLRPPARPGRGEESGGAEGGTSSPDPARRSRPRYTRESKAYSMILLPAEEEEEETLGTRPDKRRPLERGETELAPSFEQRVQVMLQRIGVSRGSGSAEGKRKQSKDGEIKKAGSDGLVPEPPAPPCR, encoded by the exons ATGGGAAGGAAGCCAAGGGACCCTGCTCACCATCTCATCTATTCTACCTCTGCCCGGCTGAGCTGTGGGCAGGGCAGTGCACTGTTCCTA GAGGAGCAGGTGGCTGCCGTGCGGGCCAGGGCCCCAGGCTTCCTGTGTGCGCGCCCGCCCGCAACTGTTTCTCGTCGGAGCTCCTTGGGCCACCCAGCGGCCCAGCCTGGCCCCATGGCCCAGACCCCCGACGGCATATCGTGCGAGCTGAGAG GCGAGATCACCAGGTTCCTGTGGCCCAAGGAGGCCGAGCTGCTGCTGAAAACCTGGCTACCAGAGCGGGACGGTGCTGAGCAAGGTCATGTCCTG GCATTGCTACGCTGGAGAGCCTACCTGCTCCACACCTGCCTCCCCCTGAGG GTGGACTGCACATTCAGCTACCTGGAGGTCCAGGCCATGGCACTGCAGGAGACACCCCCTCAG gtGACTTTTGAGCTAGAGTCCCTGCCTGAGCTGGTCCTGGAGCTTCCGGGTGTGGCCGCTCTGGAACAGCTAGCCCAGCACGTCGCCGCCGCCATCAAGAAGGTCTTCCCTCGCTCCAGCCTTGG GAAGCTCTTCCGGAGGCCCACATCCCCCTCCATGCTGGCTCGGTTGGAGAGAAGGAGCCCCTCTGAGGACACGGCGGCCAGCAGCCCTTGTG GTGGCTTCTTGGAGACATACGAGGCTCTGTGTGACTACAATGGCTTCCCTTTCCGAGAAGAGATTCAGTGG GATGTGGACACCATCTACCATCGCCAGGGCTGCCGCAACTTCAGCCTGTGTGACTTCAGCCATCTGGGCAGTCG GGACCTGGCCTTGAGTGTGGCCGCCCTGTCCTACAACCTGTGGTTCCAGTGCCTCTCCTGTGTGGACATGAAGCTG AGCCTTGAGGTCTCAGAGCAGATTCTGCACATGATGAGTCAGTCGTCCCACCTGGAGGAGCTAGTGCTAGAGAACTGTGGCCTGAGGGG AGACTTTGTCCGGCGACTGGCCCAGGCACTGGCAGGGCACTCAAGCTCTGCCCTCCGAGAGCTTAGCCTCACGGGGAACCTGCTGGATGACCGAG GGATGATTGCTCTCAGCAGACACCTAGAGCATCGACCTGGAGCCCTTAGGAGACTCTGCCTAGCCCAGACCGGGTTAACTCCTCGAG GAATGAGGTCTCTGGGCCGGGCACTGGCTTCCAATGTGGCCTTTGACACTGCCCTAACCCACCTGGACCTTTCCGGGAACCCTGGGGCGCTGGGGGCCTCGGAGGACAATGGG GGCCTGTATAGTTTCCTGAGCCGTCCTAATGTTCTGACGTTCCTGAATCTTGCGGGCACCGACACCGCCCTGGACACT ctcttcgcaGCACTGGCCCGCGGCTGCTGCACCAGCCTCAGCCACCTGGACGCCTCGAGGAACGTCTTCTCCCGCAC GAAGTCCCGCGCTGCGCCCGCCGCGCTGCAACTGTTTCTCAGCCGCGCGGGGATGCTTCGGCACCTGGGCCTGGCCGGCTGCAAGCTGCCGCCCGACGCGCTCAG GGCCCTTCTGGAAGGCCTCGCGCTCAACACTCACACGAGCGACCTGCACCTGGACCTCAGCGCTTGCGAG CTGCGCTCCGCGGGCGCTCAGGTGATACAAGACTTAGTGTGTGATGCTGGCGCAGTGAGCTCCCTGGATCTGGCGGATAATG GTTTCGGCTCAGACATGGTGACTCTGGTGCTGGCCATCGGAAGGAGTCGGTCCCTGAGACATGTGGCACTTGGAAGGAACTTCAACGTCCGGTGCAA GGAGACCCTGGACGACGTCCTGCACCGGATTGTCCAGCTCGTGCAGGATGACGACTGT cccttgcaGTCTCTGTCCGTGGCGGAGTCACGGCTGAAGATGGCTTCCAGCGTCCTGCTTCGGGCCTTGGGTACCAATCCTAACCTGATGGCGCTGGATATCAGCGGCAACGCCATGGGGGACACTGGCGCCAAAATGCTGGCCAAGGCACTTCGGGTCAACACAAGGCTCCG GTCAGTTGTCTGGGACCGAAACCACACGTCTGCTCTGGGCCTGATGGACGTGGCAGAGGCCCTGGAGCAGAACCGCAGCTTAAAGGCCATGCCTCTGCCGCTGAACGACATGGCCCAGGCACATCGCAGCCGCCCGGAGCTGACCGCACGTGCAGTGCATCAG ATCCAAGCCTGTCTTTTGAGGAATAACCGTGCGGATCATGCCTCTTCCGACCGCACCTCCCGTCCGCAGCCACCGGGGCTGGTCTCAGACCCCTCAGAGCAG gaAGTGAATGAGCTGTGTCAGTCAGTGCAGGAACATGTGGAACTACTGGGCTGTGGGGCTGGGCCTCAGGGCGAAGCTGCTGTGCACCAGGCGGAGGATGCCATCCAAAATGCCAACTTCTCTCTCAGT ATTCTCCCAATTCTGTATGAGGCTGGAAGCTCCCCAAGTCATCAGTGGCAGCTGCGGCAGAAGCTAGAAGGCCTCCTAGGACAAGTGGGTGAGGTCTGCCGCAAGGATATTCAG GACTTCACTCAGGCCACACTGGACACAACAAGGAGCCTCTGCCCACAGATGCTGCAGGGACCCAAGTGGAGGGAGCAGCTAGAGGGAGTTCTGGTGGGTTCAAGGGGCCTCCCAGAGCTGCTCCCAGAACACCTGCTACAAGATGCCTTCACTAGACTCAG GGATATGCGGCTGTCAGTCACGGGGACCTTGGCAGAGAGCATTGTGGCTCAGGCACTGGAGGGGCTGAATGCAGCCCGGGATCGGCTG GTGGAGAGTCTGGCTCAGCAGGCGACAGTGGCAATGCCTCTTGCCATACCAGCACTGGATGGAGGTGAGCCCAGCCCCCTTGGGCCTGGAGAACTAGAAGGTCTTTTCTTCCCTGAGGAggtgaaggaaaaggaggaggatgAAGACAAACAGAAG GATGACAGTCCACCACAGAAATGGCCTGAATGCAGCCAAGGTCTTCCCCTGGTTCTCTCCACTCACA GTGCTGCTGAGGAACCAGAGCCCGAGCTGGCGGCTCCGGGGGAAGATGCGGAGCCGCAGGCGGGGCCTTCTGCGCGTGGCTCTCCAAGCCCCGCCACTCCCGGACCCCAGGCCGGCCTACTGCCTCGCATGGACCTGCCACCCGCTGGACAGCCCCTGCGCCATCCGACCCGGGCCCGGCCGCGGCCACGGCGCCAGCACCACCACCGGCCACCACCGGGGGGCCCCCAG gtgcccccagctctGCCGCAGGAAGGGAATGGGCTCAGTGCCCGCGTGGACGAGGGCGTGGAGGAATTCTTCTCCAAAAGGCTGATCCAGCAGGATCGCCT CTGGGTCCCCGAAGAAGACCCGGCCAACGAGGGGGGTGCCACCCCTGTTCCTCGTACACTGCGAAAGAAGCTGGGTACCCTCTTTGCCTTCAAGAAGCCTCGTTCAACACGGGGGCCACGGCCTGATCTAGAGACCAGCCCTGGGGCAGCTCCACGTGCTCGGAAGGCGACACTCGGAGACCTGTTGCGGCCACCAGCCCGTCCCGGCCGTGGTGAGGAGTCTGGTGGGGCTGAGGGGGGCACCAGCAGCCCTGACCCTGCCCGTAGGAGCCGGCCTCGCTACACTCGGGAAAGCAAAGCCTATTCCATGATACTCCTACctgctgaggaggaggaggaggaaacccTGGGTACTAGACCTGACAAG CGACGGCCCCTGGAGCGGGGGGAGACAGAGCTGGCCCCATCCTTTGAACAGCGGGTACAAGTGATGCTCCAGAGGATTGGCGTGAGCAGAGGCAGCGGGAGTGCCGAAGGCAAGAGGAAGCAA AGCAAGGACGGAGAGATCAAGAAGGCCGGCTCGGATG GGCTGGTGCCTGAACCCCCAGCCCCACCTTGCAGGTGA